One Succinispira mobilis DSM 6222 genomic window carries:
- a CDS encoding Mrp/NBP35 family ATP-binding protein, translating to MAENCNQDCGSCSSVCEEQQNPEISFEKLNDLSRVKKVIAIVSGKGGVGKSLVTGLMAKKTNDAGYNVAILDADITGPSIPKMFGLNQKAAGGETGIFPVTSKNGIDVMSLNLLLENPNDPVVWRGPIIAGAVKQFWSEVIWGEIDYMFVDMPPGTGDVPLTVFQSIPVDGIIVVTSPQDLVTMIVGKAVKMAKLMNIPIMGLVENMSYIKCPDCNKEFKIFGDSKVEQIAQEFNLKVLGKLPIASEIAKACDAGEIEDLEEDYLLDVVEELEKI from the coding sequence ATGGCGGAAAATTGTAACCAAGACTGTGGTAGTTGTTCAAGCGTATGTGAAGAGCAGCAAAATCCAGAGATATCTTTTGAAAAACTAAATGATTTAAGTAGGGTTAAAAAAGTAATAGCAATTGTAAGTGGTAAAGGTGGTGTAGGAAAATCCTTAGTTACTGGACTTATGGCTAAAAAAACTAATGACGCTGGATACAATGTTGCTATTTTAGATGCAGATATTACAGGTCCATCAATACCAAAAATGTTTGGTCTTAATCAAAAAGCGGCTGGTGGTGAAACAGGAATATTTCCTGTAACTAGTAAAAATGGAATTGACGTAATGTCACTTAATCTGCTTTTAGAAAATCCTAATGACCCGGTAGTTTGGCGTGGTCCAATAATTGCAGGCGCTGTTAAGCAATTTTGGTCGGAAGTAATTTGGGGGGAAATTGATTATATGTTTGTAGATATGCCCCCTGGAACAGGAGATGTCCCTCTTACTGTATTTCAATCTATTCCTGTAGATGGTATCATAGTTGTTACTTCGCCGCAAGATCTTGTAACGATGATAGTAGGTAAGGCAGTAAAAATGGCTAAACTAATGAATATTCCTATTATGGGGTTAGTTGAAAACATGAGTTATATCAAGTGTCCTGACTGCAATAAAGAATTTAAAATCTTTGGCGATAGTAAGGTTGAACAAATAGCTCAAGAATTTAATTTAAAGGTTTTAGGTAAGTTGCCGATTGCTTCCGAAATTGCTAAAGCTTGTGATGCCGGGGAAATAGAAGATTTAGAAGAGGATTATTTGCTTGATGTGGTAGAAGAGTTAGAAAAAATATAA
- a CDS encoding DUF134 domain-containing protein: MPRPRKCRKVCCLPNSNEFGPLNTYMQHQAIVMSIEEYEVVRLIDLQDFSQEQAAESMHVARTTVQRIYNDARKKIADCIVNSKQLKIYGGDYRLCDGKEESCNCGGCRKHRQV; encoded by the coding sequence TTGCCACGACCGCGTAAATGTCGGAAGGTATGTTGTTTGCCAAACAGTAATGAATTTGGTCCATTAAATACTTATATGCAACATCAAGCAATTGTTATGAGCATTGAAGAGTATGAAGTAGTTAGATTAATAGATTTACAAGATTTTTCTCAAGAACAGGCGGCAGAGAGCATGCATGTTGCGCGAACTACTGTTCAAAGAATATACAATGATGCCCGTAAAAAAATAGCTGATTGCATAGTTAATTCGAAACAATTAAAAATTTATGGAGGCGATTATCGTTTGTGCGATGGTAAAGAAGAAAGCTGCAATTGTGGTGGTTGTAGGAAACATCGCCAAGTTTGA
- the zupT gene encoding zinc transporter ZupT, which translates to MDVTNEQLIFAFAITLFAGLSTGIGSALAFYTKRTNERFLSAALGFSAGVMIYVSMIEIFAKARESLSLVYGASKGYAVTTVAFFFGIAVIALIDKFVPNAENPHEIRGVEDIDKGKKSNPELLRMGMFSALAIAIHNFPEGLATFTSAIQDPGLGISIAIAIAIHNIPEGISVSVPIYFATGDKRKAFMYSFLSGLAEPLGALVGYFLLKQFFSPQTFGIVFASVAGIMVYISLDELLPTAEKYGEHHIAIYGLIAGMVVMATSLVLLS; encoded by the coding sequence ATGGACGTAACAAATGAACAGTTGATTTTTGCTTTTGCAATTACTTTATTTGCAGGTTTAAGTACAGGTATTGGTAGTGCATTAGCTTTTTACACAAAGAGAACAAATGAACGTTTTTTATCAGCAGCCTTAGGTTTTTCAGCCGGGGTTATGATATATGTATCAATGATCGAAATTTTTGCTAAGGCTAGAGAATCACTTAGCTTAGTATATGGAGCTAGTAAAGGATATGCAGTAACTACAGTGGCGTTTTTCTTTGGCATTGCAGTCATTGCGCTTATAGACAAATTTGTGCCTAATGCAGAAAATCCTCATGAAATACGTGGGGTTGAGGACATTGATAAAGGTAAAAAAAGTAATCCAGAATTATTGCGAATGGGGATGTTTTCGGCATTAGCAATAGCGATACATAATTTTCCAGAGGGTCTAGCAACTTTTACTAGTGCAATTCAAGATCCTGGCTTAGGAATTAGCATAGCAATAGCAATAGCAATTCATAACATACCAGAAGGAATATCTGTTTCTGTACCTATTTATTTTGCTACAGGTGATAAAAGAAAAGCGTTTATGTATTCTTTTTTATCTGGTTTGGCAGAACCCTTAGGTGCTTTAGTGGGGTATTTTCTCTTAAAGCAATTTTTTAGTCCCCAGACTTTTGGGATAGTATTCGCTTCAGTAGCAGGAATTATGGTATATATTTCTTTAGACGAATTATTACCTACAGCTGAAAAATATGGAGAACATCATATTGCTATTTATGGATTGATTGCGGGGATGGTTGTTATGGCAACGAGCTTAGTTTTGCTGTCGTAA
- a CDS encoding TetR family transcriptional regulator, whose protein sequence is MKPLDNKRIRLLAAAKSVFAEKGLEKATISDIVKKAGIAQGTFYLYFSSKKALIPAIADDLLDTLLDEIQQKTQESTDIWTTLHQIISTTFKVTNSYQEVLALCYSGLAIENTLSEWEKIYTPYYSWLEDLIKRGIEQGEIRSNVDPMIAARMVIGLIESCAEQMYLFNRNDKTVALQQEQLFIFLQQALKV, encoded by the coding sequence GTGAAGCCATTGGATAATAAACGAATTCGACTTTTGGCAGCAGCAAAAAGTGTTTTTGCCGAAAAGGGCCTAGAAAAAGCTACTATTTCGGACATAGTAAAAAAAGCTGGGATTGCCCAAGGAACTTTTTATTTATACTTTTCTTCAAAAAAAGCTCTTATTCCTGCTATTGCCGATGATCTTTTAGATACATTACTAGATGAAATACAACAAAAAACACAAGAATCTACTGACATTTGGACTACACTACATCAAATTATTTCAACTACCTTTAAAGTTACAAACTCTTATCAAGAAGTTTTGGCTCTATGTTATTCTGGGCTGGCTATTGAAAATACTTTAAGTGAGTGGGAAAAAATATACACCCCTTATTATTCTTGGTTAGAAGATTTAATAAAACGAGGTATTGAACAAGGAGAAATTCGTTCTAATGTTGACCCCATGATTGCTGCTCGTATGGTTATTGGCCTTATAGAAAGCTGTGCTGAGCAAATGTATCTTTTTAATCGCAATGATAAAACTGTTGCTTTACAGCAAGAACAACTATTTATTTTTTTACAACAAGCGCTCAAGGTTTAG
- a CDS encoding DMT family transporter, translating to MSAAVLEILWASLLKYADSLASWSLVFLLILSSFLLLIRAYKLIPVGIAYAVFVGIGTIGTYIVSIYFFNEKLSFVQFIFLFLLLIGIIGLKITTQEVKK from the coding sequence TTGTCTGCTGCTGTTTTAGAAATACTTTGGGCATCTCTACTTAAATATGCTGATTCTTTGGCAAGTTGGAGTTTAGTATTTTTGCTAATATTGTCGAGTTTTTTACTGCTAATAAGAGCCTATAAACTTATTCCAGTTGGGATTGCATATGCAGTTTTCGTTGGCATAGGCACAATTGGAACTTATATTGTAAGTATCTATTTTTTTAATGAAAAACTCTCTTTCGTACAATTTATTTTTTTATTTTTATTACTTATTGGCATTATCGGTCTAAAAATTACTACACAAGAGGTGAAAAAATAA
- a CDS encoding DMT family transporter — MAWLFILIAGLEEVVSVMAMKYVDGIKNKKPIAIMVIGFILSFFLLAQAMQEIPTGIAYAVWSGIGTIGITLVGIFRFKEHLNSGQILFLALIIFSVLGLQLSV; from the coding sequence ATGGCTTGGTTATTTATTTTAATTGCTGGTCTAGAAGAAGTTGTAAGTGTTATGGCAATGAAATATGTTGACGGTATCAAAAACAAAAAACCAATTGCTATTATGGTTATTGGCTTTATCCTAAGTTTCTTTCTCTTAGCACAAGCTATGCAAGAAATTCCCACAGGAATCGCTTATGCTGTTTGGTCGGGAATAGGGACAATTGGTATTACTCTAGTAGGCATCTTTCGTTTCAAAGAACATCTTAATAGTGGTCAAATCCTCTTCCTTGCATTAATCATTTTCAGTGTCTTGGGTTTGCAACTTTCTGTTTAA
- a CDS encoding P-II family nitrogen regulator, which produces MALTKIEIITRPDKLEDLKEALNRIGVAGITVSQVYGCGLTKGHKEIYRGAEYSISLAPKVKVETVVCEVPVQEVLDVAQQVLKTGKVGDGKIFVYTLDNAVRIRTGETGEAAIMDEKVPPK; this is translated from the coding sequence ATGGCGCTTACTAAAATAGAAATCATAACAAGACCTGATAAACTGGAAGATTTAAAGGAAGCATTAAATAGAATAGGTGTTGCAGGAATAACTGTAAGCCAAGTGTACGGTTGTGGTTTAACTAAAGGTCATAAGGAAATTTATCGTGGTGCGGAGTATTCTATAAGCTTAGCTCCAAAAGTAAAGGTGGAAACAGTTGTATGCGAAGTTCCTGTACAGGAAGTTTTAGATGTAGCTCAACAAGTTTTAAAAACGGGAAAAGTTGGTGATGGTAAGATTTTTGTGTATACTTTAGATAATGCAGTACGAATTAGAACTGGGGAAACTGGAGAAGCAGCGATTATGGATGAAAAAGTACCACCTAAATAA
- a CDS encoding ammonium transporter codes for MKKISYLLLVVFCLIIIGSPVTLAAETEVATIDTGDTAWVLISTALVFFMIPGLAFFYGGMVRSKNVLATIMQSFFLGALISVEWVLVGYTLVFGKDINGIIGDFSKLGLIGVNVNSILGTIPEFAFIAFQCMFAALTPALITGSFAGRMRFPAFVIFSLLWATLVYNPMAHWVWGGGWLSTLGALDFAGGLVIHILSGVSGLVLCIMLGKRKGYGKSPILPHHLPMAILGASMLWFGWFGFNAGSALGANGLAANAFVVSHAAAAAATLVWVAAEWLRSGKPTVLGAISGCIAGLVAITPAAGFVETMPAIVIGMISGLICYYSVAVLKVKLGYDDSLDAFGIHGIGGIWGAIATGIWATKSVNEAGANGLWYGESNLLMVQLISIGAAILLAVFGTIVIVKITSVITRLRVEEEEEILGLDLTQHGERGYAQNFISGNLVNNEDSLAMTLNLDNYKQTEIYSSSNGNDVLK; via the coding sequence ATGAAGAAAATAAGTTATTTGTTACTTGTGGTCTTTTGCTTAATTATTATAGGTTCTCCAGTTACATTAGCCGCAGAGACAGAGGTTGCTACAATTGATACAGGTGATACAGCTTGGGTTTTGATTAGTACAGCTCTTGTATTTTTCATGATTCCTGGTCTGGCCTTTTTTTACGGTGGCATGGTAAGAAGTAAAAACGTATTGGCTACTATTATGCAAAGTTTTTTTCTGGGGGCACTCATTTCAGTGGAGTGGGTTTTAGTTGGATATACATTGGTTTTTGGCAAAGATATAAACGGTATAATTGGTGATTTTAGTAAGCTTGGCTTAATTGGTGTAAATGTCAACTCGATTTTAGGCACAATTCCCGAATTTGCCTTTATTGCTTTTCAATGTATGTTTGCGGCACTGACACCAGCGCTAATAACAGGTTCCTTTGCTGGCAGAATGAGATTTCCTGCATTTGTAATCTTTAGTCTGCTTTGGGCTACGTTAGTATATAACCCCATGGCACATTGGGTTTGGGGTGGAGGCTGGTTAAGCACTTTAGGAGCACTGGACTTTGCAGGTGGTTTAGTAATTCATATTTTATCAGGAGTTTCTGGGTTAGTTTTATGTATAATGCTAGGAAAACGTAAGGGTTATGGAAAATCCCCGATATTGCCACATCACTTGCCGATGGCAATATTAGGTGCTTCTATGTTATGGTTTGGCTGGTTTGGATTTAATGCCGGGAGTGCCTTGGGAGCTAATGGTTTAGCAGCGAACGCATTTGTGGTTTCACATGCAGCTGCAGCAGCGGCAACTTTAGTTTGGGTGGCCGCAGAATGGTTGCGGAGTGGTAAACCGACAGTATTAGGTGCAATAAGTGGTTGTATAGCAGGACTTGTAGCGATTACTCCAGCAGCAGGTTTTGTTGAAACAATGCCAGCAATAGTTATAGGAATGATTTCTGGTTTAATTTGTTATTACTCTGTTGCGGTATTAAAAGTTAAATTAGGTTATGATGATTCTTTAGACGCTTTTGGAATACACGGAATAGGTGGAATTTGGGGGGCTATTGCTACTGGAATTTGGGCAACTAAAAGTGTAAATGAAGCAGGTGCTAATGGCTTATGGTACGGAGAATCAAATTTATTAATGGTACAATTAATATCTATTGGAGCGGCAATTTTGTTGGCAGTATTCGGGACTATCGTGATAGTAAAAATAACATCAGTTATTACTAGATTAAGAGTAGAAGAAGAAGAAGAAATTTTAGGCCTGGATTTGACCCAACATGGTGAACGTGGTTATGCTCAAAATTTTATTTCGGGAAATTTAGTTAACAACGAGGATTCGTTAGCTATGACACTAAACTTAGATAATTATAAACAAACGGAAATATATAGTAGTTCTAATGGAAATGACGTGCTAAAATAA